The Pleuronectes platessa chromosome 13, fPlePla1.1, whole genome shotgun sequence genome includes a window with the following:
- the LOC128455256 gene encoding putative nuclease HARBI1, with amino-acid sequence MAARRNALETMEDRELIKRYRLNREGIQLVVDLVRDAITSPTNRNNPISPEIKCLVTLRYLATGKMQLCNADDLAISQPSVSRAINQTINALARPHIIQQFIRFPLDIQQLHRIKANFMAIAGMPGVVGAIDGTHIKIIAPSKDEDVFVNRKKVHSINTQVVFDANFNILDVVAKWPGATHDSRILMESGLRQLFERHHVPVGCHLLGDSGYPCKTWLLTPYLNPQPGAQLKYNIAHKHTRNVVERGIGQMKRRFHVLHGEIRLTPERASTVITV; translated from the exons ATGGCTGCGAGACGAAATGCTTTGGAGACAATGGAAGACCGTGAGTTAATCAAGAGATATAGGCTAAATCGTGAGGGTATTCAACTTGTTGTGGACTTAGTGCGGGATGCAATAACATCCCCGACTAACAGGAATAATCCCATTAGTCCcgaaataaaatgtttagtaACACTACGTTATTTAGCAACAGGGAAAATGCAACTTTGCAATGCCGACGATTTAGCAATATCACAACCATCAGTCAGCCGTGCCATAAACCAAACTATCAACGCGCTAGCTAGACCACATATCATCCAACAGTTTATCCGGTTTCCTTTGGACATTCAACAATTACACAGGATCAAAGCCAACTTCATGGCGATTGCAGGTATGCCCGGTGTGGTCGGTGCTATTGACGGGACGCACATAAAAATAATTGCTCCATCAAAAGATGAGGACGTGTTCGTCAATAGGAAGAAAGTGCATTCCATCAACACGCAGGTTGTTTTTGATGCAAATTTCAACATACTGGATGTTGTTGCAAAGTGGCCTGGAGCTACCCATGATTCGCGCATTTTAATGGAGAGCGGTCTGAGGCAGCTTTTTGAGAGGCACCATGTACCAGTTGGGTGTCACTTGCTGGGTGACAGTGGCTATCCCTGCAAGACGTGGCTTTTGACACCCTACCTCAATCCACAACCGGGAGCACAGCTAAAGTATAACAT agcacacaaacatacacgaaATGTTGTGGAGAGAGGAATTGGGCAGATGAAACGTCGGTTTCATGTACTCCACGGCGAAATACGCCTCACCCCAGAGAGGGCAAGCACAGTCATCACTGTATGA